In the Kaistella sp. 97-N-M2 genome, one interval contains:
- a CDS encoding AraC family transcriptional regulator, which produces MTFVSAQSRPDFDLRVENSFAKLYENPDVAIHAAKEIRNENHPLVVKDILAKAYLLKGDYVESVRTAFENLDLPHSDEHLLRNLMIAREFYHLNLYEQTSKIITPLLSEKKMSKIAGNNDDLYAQLFQLQAKNYIALKQLNLAEKSLSKSSNLATKAGNSADLILKENDLLTVAILSEKGHRKEAKKAADKLLNSLENLPRAVYLRSATEQFRGRLFFEEQQYEKAIQCLKRALAPLENTAYEPLKNGIYADLTKNYLVIKKDHEYDFYKNKLDESSKLLTENKKEARRELIQLNTEFTAENTKLTAQKKKMQFFYLAGTALPFLCAAGFLYAREVQKATVLARQIKFFRSINIPQTVRRPEIKEKDASKKALLIPKETEKEILDKLEQFEESKNYLDNNMSLANLSAQLGTNTKYLSEIINKYKDKNFNTYINELRVKHVIQLLATDRSYLQYKISYIAEIGGFTSHSAFTNVFKTITGMSPQEYMQTLRNS; this is translated from the coding sequence ATGACATTTGTATCGGCCCAAAGCCGCCCGGATTTCGACCTGCGTGTGGAGAACAGCTTTGCGAAACTCTACGAAAATCCGGACGTGGCCATTCACGCTGCGAAAGAAATCAGAAATGAGAATCATCCACTTGTCGTAAAGGATATTTTGGCAAAGGCTTATCTACTGAAAGGTGATTATGTAGAATCTGTGCGCACCGCTTTCGAAAATTTGGATCTGCCGCATTCGGATGAGCATCTCCTCAGAAATTTGATGATCGCACGGGAATTTTACCACCTGAATCTTTACGAGCAGACCTCGAAAATTATTACGCCGCTTCTTTCCGAAAAAAAGATGTCTAAAATTGCCGGGAATAACGACGATCTCTACGCACAACTCTTTCAATTGCAGGCGAAAAATTACATCGCGCTGAAACAACTGAACCTAGCCGAAAAAAGTCTTTCAAAAAGTTCCAACCTTGCTACGAAGGCCGGAAATTCCGCCGATTTAATTTTAAAGGAAAATGATCTGCTTACGGTCGCCATCCTTTCGGAAAAAGGCCACAGGAAAGAAGCCAAAAAAGCAGCAGACAAGCTTTTAAACAGTTTGGAAAATTTACCGCGTGCGGTTTATCTCCGTTCCGCGACGGAACAGTTTCGTGGCAGATTATTTTTTGAAGAACAGCAGTACGAAAAAGCCATTCAGTGTTTAAAGCGCGCGCTGGCACCTCTGGAAAACACCGCTTACGAACCTTTAAAAAATGGAATTTACGCCGACCTGACGAAAAATTATCTGGTTATCAAAAAAGACCATGAATACGATTTTTACAAGAATAAACTCGACGAAAGTTCTAAACTACTCACCGAAAATAAAAAAGAAGCACGTCGCGAACTCATTCAGCTGAACACCGAATTTACTGCAGAAAATACCAAATTAACTGCACAGAAAAAGAAAATGCAATTCTTCTATCTAGCGGGCACCGCACTACCTTTTTTGTGCGCCGCTGGATTTCTGTATGCAAGAGAAGTGCAGAAAGCCACGGTATTGGCGCGGCAGATTAAATTTTTTCGCTCCATCAACATTCCGCAAACGGTAAGACGGCCTGAAATCAAGGAAAAAGATGCATCGAAAAAAGCCTTGCTTATTCCGAAGGAAACCGAAAAAGAAATTTTGGATAAACTGGAGCAGTTCGAAGAATCTAAAAATTATCTGGATAACAATATGTCGTTGGCGAATTTATCTGCGCAGTTAGGCACTAATACGAAGTATCTGTCGGAAATCATTAATAAATATAAAGATAAAAACTTCAACACCTACATTAACGAACTGCGTGTTAAACACGTTATCCAGCTTCTCGCCACGGACCGCAGCTATCTGCAGTACAAAATAAGTTACATTGCGGAGATCGGAGGTTTCACCAGTCACAGCGCGTTTACGAACGTTTTTAAAACAATCACCGGCATGTCTCCGCAGGAATATATGCAGACTTTAAGAAATTCCTAA
- a CDS encoding T9SS type A sorting domain-containing protein, producing the protein MKNFYTAALFFLGLGLSQAQVYDTGSLVFMKDVSNNGVAVGSLGGSHVLWTVNSGTISLGEIQSGQASGMTNVSSDGRYVSGTMTNPNTGVDEMARYDTTTQTWTYLGTISAGSESSAWGMTSDGSTVVGLGLLESYLGNAVKWSQTTGFVTIGSTVSGSSSRANAISDDGTIVAGWQDDDYGDRFGVYWKDGVQTYIKDNNGDLVGEVANMTPDGKTMVGTNLERPYIWNETTGYTEFIHDNPMYEGGASAISDDGKTVIGFFREWGTGALSGEGFIWNQEKGRINLNEYVTSLGLDDLGMTFALPMAISPNGKYIVGIGRIDNDYQGFVIDLSAVLATKDVAISKTKIYPNPVGNVLQITNAEKITGVEIYNMAGQKVLSTAKISKDGLNVSTLTKGTYVVKMKTATSAESIKMRKK; encoded by the coding sequence ATGAAAAATTTTTACACGGCAGCGCTCTTTTTCTTAGGATTGGGCTTGAGCCAGGCACAGGTTTATGACACCGGAAGTTTGGTATTTATGAAAGACGTATCGAATAATGGCGTAGCAGTAGGAAGTTTGGGTGGTTCTCACGTTTTGTGGACGGTAAATAGCGGCACAATAAGTTTGGGCGAAATTCAAAGCGGGCAGGCGTCGGGAATGACAAACGTTTCATCGGACGGGCGGTATGTGTCCGGAACCATGACTAATCCCAATACGGGCGTAGACGAAATGGCGCGATACGATACCACTACTCAAACCTGGACTTATTTGGGAACAATATCTGCCGGATCCGAAAGTTCTGCCTGGGGAATGACAAGCGATGGATCCACCGTGGTTGGATTAGGACTTTTGGAAAGTTATTTGGGTAATGCCGTAAAGTGGTCACAGACTACAGGCTTTGTTACTATCGGAAGCACAGTTTCCGGCAGCAGTTCGCGGGCAAATGCAATTTCGGATGACGGAACAATCGTTGCCGGTTGGCAGGATGATGATTATGGCGACCGTTTCGGGGTCTACTGGAAAGATGGTGTACAAACGTATATTAAAGATAATAATGGAGATTTGGTGGGTGAGGTTGCGAATATGACACCAGATGGTAAAACCATGGTTGGAACTAATCTTGAGCGTCCTTATATTTGGAATGAAACCACTGGCTATACAGAATTTATTCATGACAATCCCATGTACGAAGGAGGTGCCAGCGCCATCTCCGATGATGGAAAGACTGTAATCGGATTTTTTCGGGAGTGGGGCACCGGTGCACTGAGCGGCGAAGGTTTCATCTGGAACCAGGAAAAGGGGAGGATTAATCTTAACGAATACGTTACGAGTCTGGGATTAGATGATCTGGGAATGACGTTTGCCCTGCCGATGGCTATTTCGCCGAACGGAAAATATATTGTAGGAATCGGTAGAATTGACAATGATTACCAAGGTTTTGTGATCGATCTGTCCGCAGTATTAGCGACAAAAGATGTGGCCATAAGCAAAACTAAAATCTACCCAAATCCGGTGGGAAATGTTTTGCAGATTACAAACGCCGAGAAAATTACAGGAGTGGAAATCTACAATATGGCGGGGCAAAAAGTTCTTTCGACTGCGAAAATCTCTAAAGACGGACTGAATGTTTCAACCTTAACTAAAGGCACTTACGTGGTGAAAATGAAAACTGCAACTTCCGCTGAAAGCATTAAAATGCGGAAGAAATAA
- a CDS encoding YjjG family noncanonical pyrimidine nucleotidase, whose product MKIQHIFFDLDNTLWDHRRNAYLTLKEIFKREDVSHKYNLGFEEFHTEYFTINERLWEQIRDGEIDKEYLRRHRFHDTFLFFGIDDFDLAQTFEDNFLDEILNYNDLVEGAFEILEYLSEKPYHLHILSNGFKEVTFRKCELSGIKNYFKTITSADEINIRKPKPEIYAYALNKAGAKKEESMMIGDDWIADVEGGKSFGLKVIFFDVFNDNFEADEVTVIKKLIELKNIL is encoded by the coding sequence ATGAAAATTCAGCACATTTTTTTTGACCTCGACAATACCCTTTGGGACCATCGCAGAAATGCTTATCTCACTTTGAAAGAAATTTTTAAAAGAGAAGATGTTTCCCACAAATACAACCTCGGTTTCGAGGAATTCCACACCGAATATTTTACCATCAACGAACGGCTTTGGGAACAGATCCGGGACGGCGAAATTGATAAAGAATATCTCCGGAGGCACCGCTTTCACGATACTTTTCTCTTTTTTGGAATTGATGATTTCGACCTTGCGCAAACCTTCGAAGATAATTTTCTGGATGAGATCCTCAATTACAACGATCTGGTTGAAGGTGCTTTTGAGATTTTGGAGTATCTCTCCGAAAAACCCTATCACCTGCATATTCTTTCCAACGGTTTTAAAGAAGTTACGTTTCGAAAATGTGAACTTTCCGGAATTAAAAACTATTTCAAAACCATTACGAGTGCTGATGAGATCAACATTCGTAAGCCCAAACCCGAAATTTACGCGTATGCTTTAAATAAAGCCGGCGCAAAGAAAGAAGAGTCCATGATGATAGGCGACGACTGGATCGCGGATGTGGAAGGCGGTAAATCTTTCGGCTTAAAAGTAATTTTCTTCGATGTTTTTAATGATAATTTCGAGGCCGATGAGGTAACCGTAATTAAAAAATTGATCGAGTTGAAAAATATTCTGTAA
- the metK gene encoding methionine adenosyltransferase yields MSYLFTSESVSEGHPDKVADQISDALIDNFLANDPNSKVACETLVTTGQVVLAGEVKSTAYLDVQDIARKVINGIGYTKGEYMFAGDSCGVISAIHEQSSDINQGVDRNSENDDFDSKANSQGAGDQGMMFGYATNETENYMPLALDLAHTILKELAVLRRENDAIQYLRPDAKSQVTIEYSDDHKPVRIDSIVVSTQHDEFGSDEAMLAKIRKDIIEILIPKVKAKQKQGIQNLFNDQIKYHVNPTGKFVIGGPHGDTGLTGRKIIVDTYGGKGAHGGGAFSGKDPSKVDRSAAYAVRHMAKNLVAAGVAEEILVQVSYAIGVAEPCGLYINTYGTSKLGLNDGELAERVQKIFDLRPYAIEQNLKLRNPIYQETASYGHMGREPYIADKTFRKANGEDLVIKDLEFFTWEKLDKVDEIKKEFDL; encoded by the coding sequence ATGTCATATTTATTTACGTCTGAGTCGGTTTCTGAAGGACATCCGGATAAAGTTGCAGATCAGATTTCCGATGCCCTCATCGATAATTTTCTGGCCAACGATCCCAATTCGAAAGTGGCTTGCGAAACTTTGGTGACCACAGGACAGGTGGTTTTGGCCGGTGAAGTTAAATCCACCGCTTATCTGGATGTGCAGGATATTGCCCGAAAAGTAATTAACGGGATTGGCTATACGAAAGGAGAATACATGTTTGCGGGAGATTCCTGCGGCGTCATTTCTGCCATTCACGAACAGTCTTCAGACATCAACCAGGGCGTGGACCGGAATTCGGAGAATGATGATTTTGATTCCAAAGCCAACAGCCAGGGCGCCGGCGATCAGGGAATGATGTTTGGTTACGCGACCAACGAAACAGAAAATTATATGCCTTTGGCACTCGATTTAGCGCATACCATTTTAAAAGAATTGGCTGTTTTGAGACGGGAAAACGATGCCATCCAGTATCTTCGTCCAGATGCAAAATCTCAGGTTACAATTGAATATTCCGATGATCACAAGCCGGTAAGAATCGATTCTATTGTAGTTTCAACCCAGCACGACGAATTTGGAAGCGACGAAGCCATGCTGGCGAAAATCCGAAAAGATATTATTGAGATTTTAATTCCGAAAGTAAAAGCAAAACAAAAACAGGGTATTCAAAACCTTTTCAACGACCAGATCAAATACCACGTTAATCCCACAGGAAAGTTTGTCATTGGAGGTCCACACGGCGATACCGGTTTAACGGGAAGAAAGATCATCGTTGATACCTACGGCGGAAAGGGCGCCCACGGTGGTGGAGCGTTTTCGGGTAAAGACCCGTCGAAGGTAGACCGAAGCGCAGCATATGCGGTTCGTCACATGGCGAAAAACTTAGTGGCAGCCGGAGTTGCCGAGGAAATTTTGGTACAGGTTTCGTACGCCATCGGCGTAGCAGAGCCTTGCGGTCTATACATCAACACCTACGGCACGTCCAAACTCGGTTTGAATGACGGCGAACTGGCAGAAAGAGTGCAGAAAATATTTGATTTAAGGCCGTACGCCATCGAACAGAATTTAAAACTTCGAAATCCCATCTATCAGGAAACGGCGTCTTACGGGCACATGGGAAGAGAGCCTTATATTGCCGACAAGACCTTTCGAAAAGCAAATGGTGAAGACCTGGTGATCAAAGATCTGGAGTTTTTTACCTGGGAAAAACTTGACAAGGTTGATGAAATTAAGAAAGAATTTGACCTCTAA
- a CDS encoding tetratricopeptide repeat protein, giving the protein MKVLRLSFLIFVFWSVAFAAQKDKDSLINRAKVIIYERPDETISIALKLLKEENKVDQVAHLYMLISNAYIAKRNNDSSLFYILKATSLINKEALPTTKIKILNSVAVQYQQMELYDKALETLDQSLVLTEKLAPMDKDRIFNAGFNYAVRGMIYRNQSNPDLALEKFKMAAANFEKLKLDKNSAANLSIIYYNIGYCYIDLLQLRKSSEYFNKSEKFAKIGKANSLEAYALKGLGETLFLTQNYTESLQKLYKAEEMALPVGDLVLNEGLYQLLANNNLALNDFEKFQAYNGKYLAVKKNLEQNELKSLNRYLNTQQLEEQQKISAVTKRFELYEGLMGILTLLFGGFLGKGFYDIRKRNRRQRKLIETLTSAKKVL; this is encoded by the coding sequence ATGAAAGTATTAAGATTGTCCTTTCTGATTTTTGTTTTTTGGTCTGTTGCCTTTGCAGCGCAAAAAGACAAGGATTCCCTCATCAACCGGGCAAAAGTAATTATTTATGAACGGCCCGACGAAACCATTTCGATCGCGCTGAAGTTACTGAAAGAGGAAAACAAGGTGGATCAGGTGGCGCATCTTTACATGCTGATTTCCAACGCCTATATCGCCAAAAGAAATAACGACAGCTCTCTTTTCTACATTCTGAAGGCGACGAGCCTCATCAACAAAGAAGCGTTGCCCACCACCAAAATAAAAATCCTGAACTCCGTCGCAGTGCAGTACCAACAAATGGAACTGTATGATAAAGCGCTGGAAACACTGGACCAATCCTTGGTGTTGACCGAAAAACTAGCTCCTATGGACAAAGACCGCATTTTCAATGCCGGTTTTAATTATGCGGTGCGCGGCATGATTTACAGAAATCAGTCGAACCCCGATCTGGCCCTGGAAAAGTTTAAAATGGCGGCGGCTAATTTTGAAAAATTGAAGCTGGACAAAAATTCTGCGGCCAATTTGAGCATCATTTATTACAATATCGGCTATTGCTATATCGATTTGTTGCAGCTCCGGAAGTCTTCTGAATATTTTAATAAATCAGAAAAATTTGCGAAAATCGGAAAGGCAAACAGTTTGGAAGCGTATGCGCTGAAAGGTCTGGGAGAAACCTTATTTCTCACCCAAAATTATACGGAATCGCTTCAGAAGCTTTACAAAGCGGAAGAAATGGCTTTGCCCGTGGGAGATCTGGTTTTGAACGAAGGACTTTACCAACTTTTAGCCAACAACAATTTGGCGCTTAATGATTTTGAAAAATTTCAGGCCTATAACGGTAAATATCTCGCTGTTAAAAAAAATCTGGAGCAGAACGAATTAAAATCGCTGAACCGCTATTTGAATACCCAACAACTTGAAGAGCAGCAAAAAATCAGCGCGGTTACAAAACGATTTGAACTTTACGAAGGACTGATGGGAATTTTAACGCTGCTTTTCGGCGGTTTTTTAGGAAAGGGCTTTTATGATATCCGAAAACGAAATCGCCGCCAACGAAAACTTATCGAAACCCTTACCAGCGCGAAAAAAGTTCTTTAA
- the trpS gene encoding tryptophan--tRNA ligase, with translation MSRILTGIQATGTPHLGNLLGAIIPAIELSKKPENESFLFIANLHSLTLIKDAKTLKQNTYETAAAWLACGLDTEKTFFYRQSDIPETCELTWYLDCFFPYQRLTLAHSFKDKSDRLQDVNAGLFNYPILMAADILLYNAEIVPVGKDQLQHLEITRDVAEKFNRQMGDVFVLPSAELQEETKYVPGTDGKKMSKSIGNIINIFLSEKEVKKQVMSIETDSKSLEDPKDPETDKVFAIYQLIATPEQTEELRAKYLAGNFGYGHAKTELLHLILTRFAKERELFNYYMNNLPELEEKLQQGAAKTKIIARNTISRVRESLGV, from the coding sequence ATGTCCAGAATACTTACCGGAATACAGGCCACAGGAACACCGCACCTGGGAAATTTACTCGGCGCAATTATTCCCGCTATTGAACTCTCCAAAAAGCCGGAAAATGAATCGTTTTTATTTATAGCCAATCTGCACTCTTTAACTTTGATTAAAGATGCGAAGACGCTTAAACAAAATACATACGAAACAGCTGCTGCCTGGCTTGCATGTGGGTTGGATACGGAGAAAACGTTTTTTTACAGACAGAGCGATATTCCCGAAACCTGCGAACTTACCTGGTATCTGGATTGTTTTTTTCCGTATCAAAGATTAACACTGGCGCACTCTTTTAAGGACAAATCTGATCGTTTACAGGATGTGAATGCGGGTTTATTCAATTATCCTATTTTGATGGCGGCCGATATTTTACTGTACAACGCGGAGATCGTTCCCGTAGGCAAAGACCAGCTTCAACATCTGGAAATTACCAGAGACGTTGCCGAAAAATTTAACCGGCAAATGGGCGATGTTTTTGTGCTGCCAAGCGCAGAATTACAGGAGGAAACCAAATATGTTCCCGGTACCGACGGGAAAAAAATGTCGAAATCCATTGGGAACATTATCAATATTTTTCTATCCGAAAAAGAGGTAAAAAAACAGGTGATGAGCATTGAAACGGATTCGAAGTCTTTGGAAGACCCAAAAGATCCGGAAACCGACAAAGTTTTTGCCATCTATCAGCTCATTGCAACGCCGGAACAAACCGAAGAACTGCGCGCGAAATATCTCGCCGGAAATTTCGGGTACGGACATGCAAAAACCGAATTGTTGCATTTAATTTTAACGCGGTTTGCGAAAGAAAGAGAACTCTTTAATTATTACATGAACAATCTGCCGGAACTGGAAGAAAAGCTGCAGCAAGGTGCCGCTAAAACCAAAATCATCGCAAGAAATACAATAAGCAGAGTTCGCGAAAGTTTGGGCGTTTAG
- a CDS encoding LysR substrate-binding domain-containing protein: MNIQQLEYLIAVNKYKHFGKAAQACFITQPTLSAMIQKFEDELDVKIFDRTTHPIRTTDIGVQIIEEAKTVIDAVNELKNKASLLNNVLAGKLNLGIIPTVSSFILPSEIFDFLKENPKIELNVKEMTTDNIIKSLKSGELDAGIISTPYDAASEFYQDFLFNEELMIYSSDIDSKKDSFVIPEEIDTNKVWLLEEGNCLKTQFENICNLKENSLKPKNLEFLASNINTLIQMVDKVGGITILPELAIPQLSEIQKNKISRFRKPFPFREISLIYYKPTYKQKILSEMATSIKNSLKEKLNYNKLPEDFESIKPQ; this comes from the coding sequence ATGAACATTCAGCAACTGGAGTATTTAATCGCCGTTAACAAATATAAACATTTCGGTAAAGCCGCGCAGGCCTGTTTCATTACGCAGCCAACACTGAGCGCGATGATACAAAAATTTGAGGATGAGCTCGACGTGAAGATTTTCGACCGAACTACACATCCTATCCGTACAACCGATATTGGAGTGCAGATTATCGAGGAAGCCAAAACAGTGATCGACGCCGTAAATGAACTCAAGAATAAAGCCTCGCTTCTTAACAATGTTTTGGCCGGCAAACTTAACCTTGGTATTATTCCCACTGTGTCGAGTTTTATATTGCCGTCGGAGATTTTTGATTTTTTAAAGGAAAATCCGAAAATTGAGCTGAATGTGAAGGAAATGACCACTGATAACATTATAAAATCGCTGAAATCGGGCGAACTCGATGCCGGGATAATTTCCACGCCTTACGATGCAGCAAGTGAGTTTTATCAGGATTTTCTTTTTAATGAAGAACTCATGATTTATTCCTCCGACATTGATTCTAAAAAAGATTCCTTTGTAATTCCGGAAGAGATCGATACAAACAAAGTTTGGCTTTTAGAAGAAGGAAACTGTTTGAAAACGCAGTTTGAGAACATTTGTAATTTAAAAGAAAACTCCCTAAAGCCCAAAAACCTGGAGTTTTTAGCGTCCAACATCAACACTTTAATTCAAATGGTGGATAAAGTGGGCGGAATTACAATTTTGCCCGAACTGGCGATTCCGCAACTTTCAGAAATTCAAAAAAATAAAATTTCGAGGTTCCGTAAGCCTTTCCCCTTCCGCGAGATCAGTTTAATTTACTACAAGCCCACGTATAAACAGAAGATTTTAAGTGAAATGGCGACTTCCATCAAAAATTCTTTGAAAGAAAAATTAAATTATAATAAGCTTCCGGAGGACTTCGAAAGCATTAAACCGCAATGA
- a CDS encoding enoyl-CoA hydratase/isomerase family protein: MNYDNIILQIEEKTAVITINRPESLNALNAATIRELSEAFGELDSNKEIRVVILTGSGEKSFVAGADIKEFSDFGTQAAEELSRNGQNILFNKIENLSKPVIAAVNGFALGGGLELAMACHIRYASENAKLGLPEVTLGLIPGYGGTQRLPKLVGKGLANELIFSAKMISAQRAKEIGLVNEVFSLEELLPQTKALAALISRNSPMGISKAIIAVNEFDKTSGYETEIKSFGELFEMKDKKEGVLAFLEKRKPNF; the protein is encoded by the coding sequence ATGAATTACGATAATATCATTCTCCAAATCGAAGAAAAAACTGCGGTAATTACTATCAACAGACCGGAAAGTTTGAATGCGCTGAATGCCGCAACGATTCGGGAACTGAGCGAGGCTTTTGGAGAACTGGATTCCAACAAAGAAATCAGGGTCGTCATCTTAACCGGAAGCGGCGAAAAATCTTTCGTTGCGGGCGCCGACATCAAAGAATTTTCCGACTTTGGAACTCAGGCTGCGGAGGAATTATCGCGAAACGGCCAAAACATTCTCTTCAACAAAATAGAAAATCTAAGCAAACCCGTAATAGCAGCCGTTAATGGCTTTGCTCTGGGCGGCGGTTTGGAACTTGCCATGGCGTGCCACATCCGATATGCGTCGGAGAACGCTAAACTGGGCTTACCGGAAGTGACTTTAGGACTAATTCCGGGTTACGGCGGCACCCAAAGGTTGCCAAAACTGGTTGGTAAAGGTTTGGCCAACGAACTCATATTTTCTGCAAAAATGATTTCGGCGCAACGAGCAAAAGAAATCGGCTTGGTGAACGAGGTTTTTAGTTTAGAAGAACTTTTGCCACAAACAAAGGCATTGGCTGCGCTAATTTCGCGCAACTCGCCAATGGGCATTTCAAAAGCAATTATCGCTGTGAACGAATTTGATAAAACAAGCGGTTACGAGACCGAAATAAAATCTTTCGGCGAACTGTTCGAAATGAAAGACAAGAAAGAGGGAGTTTTGGCATTTCTGGAAAAAAGAAAACCGAACTTTTAG
- a CDS encoding catalase has protein sequence MPNKKLTSGSGAPYFDHQDSQTVGPRGPVLLQDFILQENLAHFVRERIPERIVHAKGSGAYGKFTVTHDISKYTKAKLFSKVGNECRMFARFSTVGGEKGSADTERDPRGFALKFYTEDGNWDLVGNNTPVFFIKDAKKFPDFIHTQKRVPKTNLKSATMMWDFWSFNPESLHQVLVLMSDRGTPHGYRHMHGFGSHTYSMINDSNERVWVKFHFRTQQGIKNFTQEDAVKMKGENPDFAQEDLVEAIEKGNFPKWTLFIQVMTEEQAKEFRWNPFDVTKVWFHEEFPLIEVGEMELNEIPKNFFAHVEQAAFSPANLISGISFSPDKMLQGRLFSYPDAQRYRVGVNAHLLEVNRCPFEVNNYQRDGAMADSRNYEDAPNYFPNSFDDIQPDATYKNLEYDLDSTNVAHFNRNENDDDHYTQPGLLFTKAMNQEQREHLIQNIVTSMRGISGPKKDEIINRQLCHFFRANIELGMKIAMGLQVNIDGNMMTHSLSTEF, from the coding sequence ATGCCCAATAAAAAACTCACTTCCGGCTCCGGCGCACCCTATTTCGACCATCAGGATTCCCAAACGGTGGGACCACGAGGTCCGGTTTTATTACAGGACTTTATTTTACAGGAAAATTTAGCACATTTTGTACGGGAAAGAATTCCCGAAAGAATTGTACACGCAAAAGGCAGCGGTGCCTACGGAAAGTTCACTGTAACGCACGATATTTCCAAATACACCAAAGCAAAACTGTTTTCAAAAGTTGGAAATGAATGCCGAATGTTCGCCCGTTTTTCTACAGTGGGCGGCGAAAAAGGCAGTGCAGATACAGAAAGAGATCCGCGCGGCTTTGCGCTGAAATTTTATACGGAAGACGGCAACTGGGATCTGGTTGGCAATAACACGCCCGTCTTTTTTATTAAAGACGCCAAAAAATTTCCAGATTTTATCCATACCCAAAAAAGAGTTCCAAAAACAAATTTGAAGAGCGCGACCATGATGTGGGATTTTTGGAGTTTCAATCCCGAATCGCTTCATCAGGTTTTAGTTTTAATGTCGGATCGAGGTACGCCGCATGGCTACAGACATATGCACGGATTTGGTTCCCACACCTACTCCATGATCAACGATAGTAACGAGCGTGTTTGGGTTAAATTCCATTTCCGGACCCAACAGGGAATAAAAAATTTCACCCAAGAAGATGCAGTGAAAATGAAGGGTGAAAATCCCGATTTTGCACAGGAAGATTTGGTAGAAGCCATCGAAAAAGGAAACTTTCCGAAATGGACGCTTTTTATTCAGGTAATGACGGAAGAACAGGCAAAAGAATTTCGCTGGAATCCTTTCGACGTAACGAAAGTTTGGTTTCATGAGGAATTTCCTTTAATTGAAGTCGGCGAAATGGAACTGAATGAAATTCCGAAAAACTTCTTTGCACATGTAGAACAGGCTGCTTTTTCGCCCGCCAATTTAATTTCCGGCATCAGTTTTTCCCCCGACAAAATGTTGCAGGGCAGATTATTTTCTTATCCAGATGCGCAGCGCTACCGCGTGGGCGTGAACGCACATCTTTTGGAAGTTAACCGGTGCCCTTTCGAAGTCAATAATTATCAGCGGGACGGAGCAATGGCAGATTCGCGCAACTACGAAGATGCCCCAAATTATTTTCCAAACAGTTTCGATGATATTCAGCCCGATGCCACCTACAAAAATTTGGAATACGATTTAGACAGTACCAATGTGGCGCACTTTAACCGTAATGAAAACGATGACGATCATTACACGCAACCTGGTCTGCTCTTCACGAAAGCCATGAATCAGGAGCAGCGAGAGCATCTTATTCAAAACATCGTTACTTCCATGAGAGGGATTTCGGGGCCGAAAAAAGACGAGATCATCAACCGCCAGCTTTGCCATTTCTTTCGCGCCAATATCGAACTTGGAATGAAAATCGCGATGGGTCTTCAGGTAAATATTGACGGGAACATGATGACGCACTCGTTAAGCACTGAGTTTTAG
- a CDS encoding RNA polymerase sigma factor → MTTQTDSWLISEYRNGNERTLPILIQRHQKDLFSFIFYKLMDEDLANDIFQDTFMKIIVTLKEGRYNEEGKFILWAKRIAYNLIIDHFRLKSKHIKVSETTYDNDEFSIFDLISEKEENIEERLISQQIQDDLMKMLVFLPENQQEVIKLRFFDGLSFKEIADQTDTSINTTLGRVRYALINLRKIMNEHQIILTR, encoded by the coding sequence ATGACTACACAAACCGATAGCTGGTTGATCTCGGAGTACAGGAATGGTAACGAAAGAACGCTGCCAATTCTTATTCAAAGACACCAAAAAGATCTTTTTTCTTTCATTTTCTATAAATTGATGGATGAAGATTTAGCCAACGATATTTTTCAGGATACTTTTATGAAAATTATTGTAACCTTAAAAGAAGGGCGCTACAATGAAGAAGGCAAATTTATCCTGTGGGCAAAAAGGATTGCCTATAATCTTATCATCGACCATTTCCGTCTAAAATCAAAACACATCAAAGTTTCCGAAACTACGTATGATAATGACGAATTCTCCATCTTCGATCTTATTTCCGAAAAAGAAGAAAATATAGAAGAGCGATTAATAAGTCAACAAATACAGGATGATTTAATGAAAATGTTGGTTTTCTTGCCCGAAAATCAGCAGGAAGTCATTAAACTGCGTTTTTTCGACGGTTTAAGTTTTAAGGAAATTGCGGATCAAACCGATACCAGCATCAATACAACGCTCGGCAGAGTGCGGTACGCCCTTATTAATCTAAGAAAAATAATGAACGAGCATCAGATTATTTTAACACGTTAA